ACGAAGCTTTTTTCACCTACCTTGACCACCGTTGTAACCGCTGTTACCTCTTCACGCATCTTCAACTCTCTGCGGTAGTTAATGTTTATATTGACCACTACCGGCATGATGGCCCGTCGCCTCAATTCATCCAGCGTAAATCCTTGCTCCCATATCCATTCAAAACGCGCCCACTCCATGTACTCTAAATACTTGGCATTGTTCACATGTCCGATTACATCAATATCAGTAGAGCGCACAGTTAGATAATAGCGATGAGCCATCGTTCTCACTCCTTGTTTTTCTTTAGTATAACGAATTCAGGTAGCTGAGTGAACATTCATTCAAAATATTCCGAATGGTCCTGCTGTTCTTTCCTGATCTTTTTCCTATAATAAAAATAAACACCAGAAAGGAAGATTGGATGTTCAAACAAGAACTATTGCCGACCCTGCAAACAGCTCGCTCCCGGTATCAGGATGCACTCGTTCATTTGGATGAAGCTGAGCTTGGCTGGAAGCTGGCTCCGGGCTCCAATTCCATCGGATTTTTGATTCATCACATCGCGGAAGTCGAATATCGATTCTGTATGATGTTTTTCGGCAGAGCAATCCCGCCCGAAATCACCCTCACTACAATTGGGCCTGTAAAGGATGAAGGAAACTTTACCGACTTGTCTGCCTTGCTTGCTTTTAAAGATGCTGCCTACCTTCACTTGCTGGATTCTCTGGCTGCCCTGCCAAAAGACGCGTTGGACATCCCCTGTGAAGCACCGATTGCCACGTTGACTCCCCGTCAGGCACTTGGTCGACTGATCTATCATATGGGCTACCACGGCGGGCAGATTGGACTAATCCGCAAGTACGGAGGGCCTCAATGAGTCTCATTCTGACAGGTGAGCGGCTCATTATTCGCGAATTGCTGCGCGAAAACTTGCCCGACTTACTCGCCACCTACAACAGTAATCCAAAGTACAATCAGCTACGAAACGGCACGAGCACAGTAAATCTCGGTGAACTGGAAGCCGAATATGACACCACCATAAGCATACCTTCCGGGCATTGGCTCGCTATTACTCGTGAAGGTACAATCATCGGAGTCATCCATATCGTCCTCTCCAGTGAAAACGATTCAAAAAGCTGGATTAGTCTCTTGCTTCTTCATGCCGATCACCAACAGCAGGGCTTTGGAAAAGAGGCAGTGGCACTCATAGAAGACTACTGCATCCAACATGGCAGTCAGCATGTTCATCACGGTATCATTGCGCATAATGAACCCGCTCTTCTTTTCTGGGGGAAGCTTGGCTATGAGCAGTATCGTCAGGTGGAGGCTCCAGTCGGTCTTCTGACACAACCGGTGCTGCTGGTAGCCAAGTGGCTAACCCCTACAAAGTAAGGAGGTGAAATACATGAACCGTCGCCTTTTTGAAAATGATGTGCCCACCCTCCTCTCCTAGTCGGTGAGGAAGCGGTTCTCTTACAGCCTCCCGGCTACGGAATAACGCTCGAATAATTGAATCATTATTCCGGGAGGGACTTGTTATGTCACAATTACAATGGAAGCAAATGTTTTTAGGGGCTGTCTGCCTGACTCTCGCCGCAGCGATCTGGGGCGGTGTTTATGTCGTCAGCAAGGCCGTGTTGGAAGTGATTCCTCCGTTCACGCTATTGATTTTGCGTTTTTGCATTGCTTTAGTCGTGTTGGGGGCATTTACCGTTTCTCGCAAGGAGCGTGTCGCGAAAAAAGATTATCCTCTGCTGATGGCCATCTCCTTTGTTGGGGTCACGATCTCCATCGCCGCACAATTTCTCGGTACCAAGCTGTCTACTGCCCATATGGGTGCTTTGATTACCTCCGCATCGCCTGCCTTTATTGCCATTTTTGCGGTTTGGCTATTAAAGGAGCGTATCCATCTGAAGCAGGCAGCGGGTATTTTGTTAGCGACGATTGGTGTCATTATCGTCATCGGTGTTCCAGATCAAGCTGACGCCCAGTCGTCCCTGGCAGGCAACCTGATTTTGTTCGTAGCAGCGATTAGCTGGGGATTGTATACCGTTCTCAGCAAAAAGGCAACGCAGCGCTATTCGTCCCTACTCGTCACTACCTACGTAGCATTGTTTGGCATTATCTTTACGAGTCCGCTCATGTTTTGGGAGCTGTCTGTCACGCCTGTCTCCTGGCAATTTGGCTGGGACATCTGGGCAGGCGTCCTCTATATCGGGATGATTTCTACAGCAGGTGCTTTTTATTTGTGGAACAAAGGCTTCGAGCTGATGCCCGCAGGGAGTGGGGCCGGGTTCTTTTTTGTTCAGCCCATTGTCGGTGCATTTTTAAGCTGGCTGTTGCTACATGAACATTTGGGTGTTGGCTTTTTCGCTGGAGGCGCATTTATTTTCCTCGGTGTCGCCTTGTCCACTCTGCGTACACGTAAAGCGATGGAGGAGCATTCTCTACCCCATTACAACGAGTAGCAAGGCTAAAAATCAAGTTTGCTTACATGCTACGAGGACTTCCCCATCCGATGGGAAGCCCTCGTTTTTTATGCTTATGGACGAAAATATTGCCGGACGCTTCCTTTTTCGAAAGACAGCTCCACTTCAGCAAATGCTCCATTAATAAACGTGATTTGCGGCGGCATATGCCCACAATCCACATCGTAGAGGACAGGGACTTCCAGCTCAGCAGCCAGCTCCTGATAGACGTCTTCCACGGTATAGCCCTCGACCGCTTGATTCGCCGGACTGCGCCCAAACATGATCCCCGCACAATGATCGAACCATCCGGCTAGCTTCATTTGTACCAATGATCTGCGCAGATCAGTCGCAGAAAGTTCGCAGTTTTCCAAATACCAGATGATCGCTTCGTTTTCGATCTTTTCTTTTTGAAAGGTTTGCACGTCCCCATACGGTGTGCCGATCACATGCCGAATGCTATCAATACAGCCGCCAAGTAGGCGTCCCTGCATATTTATGTGGGGAGTAGTCGCTGTGGTTTTCCATACAGTCGGTTCCGTCAGGTGAAAGATATGCGGCGAAGGATTCGTATGCTGCCATTGCTTTTGATACATCGGGGAAGAATACTGCAGGACCGACTCGCCCTTTTGCGTTGACAGAACTGTTTCCCACATGGCTGTTGTCTCATCCATATCTGCTCCGCGCAAATCTATCAGATTCGTCCCATGGGCCGTAGCCATCCCCGTTTTTAATGTAATCGCAAGCAACAACACACTCACATCCGAATAGCCTAACACCCATTTTGGATGCATGGACTGAAAATCGAGCTTGTCTAAAATCTCAATCAGCAGCTCGCCACCCCAGGGAGGGATGATGATATCGACGTCTTCATCTTGCATCAGGGAGTTGAATTCGGCTGCGCGGTTTATGGCAGGAGCTGACTTGGCTTTTTCCTGTGTCCAGACTGTATCTTTGCAAACGATGGAATACCCCCTGCTCTCCATACGACTGCATGCCAGCCTGATGTGTTCATGCAAATACTCCGGTACACCTGATGATGGCGCAGTTACCCCAATAGTAGCGCCCTTTTTCAACGATGGATACGTGATCATGCTTCTCCCTCCGCCCGCTATGTATGATTTTGGATAATCATACCACATGCCACCAAAAGATTTTCAGGCTTCCTGTATCACTATTGATAAAAATACGGGTTACAGTCACACCCTCAGTAGGGCGTAGGCCGAAGCGTAGACTTGAAATGTGCTTCTCCTCCTCACTACGGCTACTTTTCTGAGACAAAAAAAAGACGGCCTATAGCCGTCATCAAGGTATATAAAACGGGAGGGAAGTAGAGGAGTTCAAACGAACGTGTTTCCAGTTCGTGAATGATTACTTCTTGCTGGCGTCAGTCGTTGTAGACTGTCCAGTGGAACCACTGCTTTCGGTTCCCGCAGCACCAGGCGATCCAGTGCTGGTACCTGCATCAGAATTGGCATCTGTCGCAGGTGCTTCCGTAGACAAACCTTTGTCCGTCGATGCATCAGAGCTGTTCGCAGAAGCATCCGGAGTAGACTGATCTTGCGAAACCGAGCTATCAGAACTGGAGGATCCCGGAGCGGTTTCGCTAGTCGTGCCCTCTGGTTGTGTCGCCGGTTCAGGTGTTCCTGTTGTGTTAGAGCAGGCAACCAAGCTGCCAGACAGGAGTAATGCGACAGTGGCAATCGAGAACCACTTTTTGTTCATGTTCATTCCCCTTTCATTCCTTGGCTTCGTGACCTTCTCGCTGTCACACCTATATCGTAACGGGCAAAGATAACCATTCTGTAAGGAAAGTGGGAAAAAACAATGATCAAAATATGAAAAAAGTATGACCATGATCATTTTGAGTGGATCATGATTTAGTTCTCCGACTTAATCCTTGGAAGCCAGATCGTAAAAGTGCTGCCCTTCCCAGGCGTGCTCTCTACTCTACATTTGCCATCATGCAGCTCTACCAGCTCTTTTACAATGGCGAGTCCTAGTCCTGTTCCTTTATTGTTCTTAGAACGTCCCCGATCCACTTTAAAAAAACGTTCCCAGATGCGGTCCAGGTCATCTGCTGCAATTCCCATCCCTGTATCGATCACTTGAATCTGGACGTATTCCTCTTCCAGCGAAGCACGCATGCGAATTTCACCAGTAGTCGTAAACTTGAGTGCATTCTTCACCAGATTTTTCAAAATTTGCGCGATCCTGTCCTTGTCGGCATATATTCGCGGCAGTTCTTCCTCCACCTCTACCTCCAAACAAAGCCCTTTTTCCTCGGCTTCCTGATGGAAGGAAAAAGCAACCCGATTCATGACATCTGCCACATCGACAGGGAATTTGGCCAGATTTACTTCGTTGTTCTCCAGCTTCATTAAGTCCATTAGGTCATCCACCAAGCGATTCACTTGCATCGTTTCGGTGTACATCACAGCGTAATACTTCTGTCGCGCCTCTTCTTCTTCTACCAAACCATCCTGCAACGCCTCGAGAAAACCTTGGATCGCGGTGAGAGGCGTACGCAATTCATGGGAGACATTCGCTAAAAAATCATTGCGCACTTGCTCCAGATGATGACGCTCCTGCTCTACCTTCTCCAGCTTCTGCGCCATCGTATTGATCGTTTGCGCCAAATCACTGATCTCGTCAGACGTATCGACCTGGACGCGCTCTGCATAATTCCCTCGACCAATCTCAGCCGCTGTTCTCTCAATCGTTCGCAACGGGCGAGAGATTGACCAAGACAAATACGAAACCATGATCGTAGAAAGAAGCACCCCAAACAATGTCGCCCACAGAATCGACTCGCGCATTTGACCAAAGGTTTTCTCAATTCCTTCAATCGGCGCGTGCAATATAATTCCGCCATAGACGTTTTCGCCCTCTCCCCACGGGACGGAGACCGACAACATCGGGTCATCCAGACCTTCGATTTTCAATTCGGTTACTGCGCTTTTTCCGTTCAGCACATTACCCGCGATGGAAACTGCGACGGACTTGCCCGTGAGCATCTCATCCTTCATCGAAGTCGCGACAATTTTACCTTCCGTATCAAATAACCAGATGCGGGTATCAAATGACTCGTCCAGCATTGCCAGCTTGTCCAAGAGCTGTTTGTTTACTTCATTGCTGTTATGGATCGCGGCATTCACTTTTTTCGCCATCCGCAAAAGCTCTTCTTCTTTGGCGTTGTAAATATACTCCTTCGTAAAAAAGGAGAGAACGATCCCTGTAATCCCCAACCCTACCAAAACGGTAGCCAAAAAGCTGACCAGCAGTCTGCGGTAGATACTTTTCGACATGCCTAGCATCAGTTATCCACCCCAAACTTGTAGCCGATCCCCCAAACCGTTTGAATACATTCATACGGGAGCTTATCTAACCGCTGTCTGATCTTTTTGATATGAACATCGATCGTTCGAACATCGCCAAAATAATCAAAGCCCCACACTTGTTCCAGCAATTGCTCCCGCGACCATACACTTCCCGGCGATTTGACGAGTTGAACAAGCAGATCAAACTCCTTCGGGCGAAAGCTCACTTTTTCCCCGGCAACGATCACTTCCCGTTTATCCAGATCAATCGTCAATTGCTCAAAAACAAAGGTCCGAAGCACTGCCTCATCTTCTACTTTTAGCTTTGGCTGCAATCTGCGCATAATCGCGCGGATACGAGCAACGATTTCACGTGGACTAAACGGCTTCGTCACGTAATCATCGGCTCCGAGCTCCAAGCCGAGAACACGGTCAAACTCCTCATCCTTTGCCGTCAGCATAATGATCGGCGTATCCCACTTCTTGCGGATTTCCCGGCAAGCTTCAAAGCCATCCAACTGCGGCATCATGACATCGAGAATGACCACATCCGGCTGTTCCTTTTCCATCATCTCAAGAGCTTCTCGTCCATCTGTTGCTGCGATGAGCTCGATTTGTTGTTTTTCAAAATATAGGCGAATAATTTCTCGTACGTTTGGATCGTCATCGGCAACCAAGACTTTCATCGTGGACATAGCCAATAACCTCCCTTCTTTCAAAACGACATAAAATGAAGCATGTCGTTCAGGCAATTTACGTTTTTCCATGGTAACATACATCACCCAGGTTGTGGACGGATAGAAGTCCTATCCTGCTGGTAAAAGCAGGACAAAAGTTGTTTGCGACATAAAAAAAAGCGAGTGGACCGAAAGCCCACCCGCTCTTCATTCTTTACTTCGTTTCTTTTACAATCGGAACACTACGTGTGAGGCTAGCCCACAGCAAACCTAACAGTGCGCCTGCAAAGGCTGGCACCAGCCAACCAATTCCTACTTTGTACAGTGGCAATTGTTCCAAGATTGGCGTCAGCGAGTCGATAGACAATCCAAGCTGGGAAGCTCCATCCAACAGACTGATAATAGCCGTTGCCGTGATCGCGCCTACGTATACGGCACGATGTCCATTGAACATCCGATCACAAAACGTCAGCAGCATCAGCACGATCGCCAGCGGATAAATCGCCATCAAGACAGGCACGGAGAAGGTAATCAGTTGCGTCAAGCCTACGTTAGCTACCGCAGCGCTGAACACACACAGGATTACAGCCATTTTTTTGTAGGAGATGCCAGGAATACGACTCGAGAAAAATTGACTGCATGCTGTGACGAGCCCAACCGAAGTGGTGAGGCAAGCAAGCGTAACAGCAGCTCCCAGCAGAAGCGAGCCTAACGGACCGAACAGTTGATGCACGACCCCGGTCAAAATTTGTCCACCATTTTCCGATTTCGCAAACGATACACTTGTGGCTCCCAAATAGCTGAGGGCAAGGTATACGAGTCCGAGTCCTGTAGCGGCGAGGATTCCGGCTTTGATCGTGGACCACATCACTTTTTTGCGATCGATGATGCCTCTATCCTGAACAGCCGTTGTTACTACCAGACCAAATACCATCGCGGCCAACGCATCTAGCGTCAGATAGCCTTCGATAAAGCCTTTGAAAAATGCTGTATCCTGATAGGCGCCTGTCGGTTGTCCCACCTCACCCAAAGGCGAAATGAGTGATTTGGCAAACATCAGACCAATGATGATCAAAAGAGCAGGTGTCAAGATTTTACCGATTCGATCCACCAGCTTGCTCGGGCTCAGACTCAACCAGAAGGTGATGGCAAAATAGACGATCGTGGTCATAAAAAGCGGTACCCAACTGCCTTTCATGGATTCAGGCAAATACGGAAACACGCCCATCTCAAAGGTTACTGTACCTGTCCGCGGAATCGCCATGAATGGCCCAATCGACAGATACACAATAAAGGTGAACACGACTGCAAACATCGGATGGACTCTCGACGCCATTGTCTGCAAATTACCGCCAGCCAAGCCTACCGCAATAATTCCCAGTAAAGGCAGACCTACACCCGTAATCAAAAAACCGGCCATCGCGATCCAAACATTATCTCCTGCAGCTTGTCCTAGCGCTGGCGGAAAAATCATGTTCCCTGCTCCAAAGAATAGGGCAAACAGCATCAAACCAATTGTAATTGTTTCTTTCATGGAAAGTTCTTTCATATGAATCCTCTCAATATTGTTTAATAAAATAAAATTTTCATTAGTATAACTTAAAATTAACTCACTATTCAAGCTTTAATTTTTTAAAATTATTGAACTTTTGTTAAAAATGAAAGTTTTTACAGGTCAAATACCTCTTTTCTCTTGATCGCCCCCACTGCTTCCCATACGTACAGACAATAGATACTGCGCCATGGAGCCCACTTTTCCCCTAGCTTACGAATATCGTTTTCATTTGGCTTCGAGTTCATTCCATAGAGGTGAATAATTCCATTTCGCAAACCGATGTCAGCAGCTGGCAACAAGTCTGGATGCCCCATCCCAAACATGAGCAGGCACTCTACTGTCCACCGTCCAATTCCTCGCAGCGAAGTGAGGTAAGTAATGATTTCCTCGTCACTCATTGTCCATAGTCTCTCCAAATCTACTGTTCCATTCACAATGGCACGGGCGAAATCGATAATATACTCCGCTTTTCGTTGACTAAATTGCAGCGTACGCAAATCCTCTACAGTCAACCTCGCTACAGCATCAGGCGTTGGAAAAGCGATGATGCCCCCGCCGTTTTGGTTTTCTACTGGGTCACCTGCCAGTGTCACCAGCCTCTCGGTCAAATTGGCTGCAAAGGTCAGATTGATTTGCTGCCCGATAATCGTCTTGACCATGCATTGAAACAAATCGGCATCCAGCATAAGACGAAGACCGCGAAACCGCTCGGTCAGAATGGCGAGCTCACTCTCCTCCCTCATCTGCTCGTAAATAACGGATAGATCCAAATCGGCACAAAATGTACGGCGGATCATTTTTTCTAGCAGCTGCTGGTCTGTCGCGGACAAAATCGCCTGTGTCTCGTAGTGTAATGCAGGTTCTTCCAAGCTGCCCATAAATTTCATATGGACCAGAACAGGCCGTAAGCCGATACGAAAGACGCGCTCTAGGCTATTTTTTTCTTTATTCACTCGTATCTGCGTATCTGGATGTGTCTCAAGACGCCGAAGCAGCCGGTCAAAAGAATACGGAGGAGTAAGCGGAATAATCCGATAATTCACGAGACTCTCACCTTTCCAGATAAAATAAAAACCTCCGGAGAATCCTCCGAAGGTGTCAAGTATACTTCGCCAAACTTATTTCGTAAACATCCCTTTGAGAACAAATTTTACGTTTGCTGGACTTTCTGCCAAACGGCGCATGAAATATCCGTACCAGTCGTTTCCATACGGTACATAAACACGCATTTTATAGCCTTCGCGAGCCAAATCAATTTGGGACTGCGTACGAATACCATACAACATTTGGAATTCAAACTGTGTACGCGGGATGCTGTGTTCCTTTTCCAGCTTTTTCACAAAATCAATGATGTTGTCATCATGAGTTGCCACAGCAGCGTACCCGCCGTTCAACAGATGCTGCTTAATGATTTTTTTGTAGTTCTCATCTACATCTGGCTTGTTCGGGTAAGCGACTTCAGGAGACTCCTTGTATGCTCCTTTTACGAGACGGAAGTTCACTTTTTTGTCCTTCAAGCTGTCGATATCGTCCGATGCTTTGTAGAGATACGCCTGAATAACGGTTCCGACGTTGTCGTACTCTTGCAGTAATTCGTTCAAAATCTCCATGGTCACCTGATTGTGTGCGTAGTCCTCCATGTCGATACGAACGAAAATGTTTCCGTTATTCTTAGCCGAATCCAAAATGCGTCTCATGTTGTCCATGCAGAGCTCACGGCTGATGTCCAGACCGAGGGAAGTCATTTTCAACGAAAGATTGCAATCGACACCGGATTGATGGATCGCTTCCAGTGTTTTAATGCAATAGTCAGCAGACTCGTTTGCTTCTTCTACGCTGAACACGAATTCGCCCAGATGATCCAGTGTGCACACGAGACCTTGCTGGTTCAGCTTGCGTACGGCGTTGATTGCCTCCGCGATTGTTTGACCAGATACAAAGCGGCTCGCTCCAAAGCGCAGACCCCACTTTTTTGCGGCAGAATTTAAGGTTTTGTTTTTGGATAAAAATAGAAAGAAATCCTTCATCGCTTGTTCCATCGTTGACTGTCTCCTCCTCAACGTACTCTGTCCACTTCTACAAGCATGAATCGTGCCAACTATTTCACGTAAGCGCTATCGTGATGTCCATCCGACACATTTAACACATATGTACATTGCGTGTCTATTCTTGTACACTTTTGATTAGATGTACAACAGGGACGATCCTTTTTCCTGTTAGTTTGGATAAGAGGTGACAATTTGAAACCGTTATTTTCGTTGGACAGTACGCTCTCTTCCTTTGCGATTCCGATTCCACCTGATATTGTCAAAATACGCACAGGAGAAACTGTGGGTGAATGGGTGGATAAAGAACGAAAGGGCAGAGTAGTCGTCGTCGCTTCTACAACTACGCTCGAACAATCTATCTGCCACATTCTCGCTGGCCTGGGCGTTTCTGATCTGCCGACACTCGTCATCGTGGATGAACAAGGGACTCCGACGGGAATGGTCGAGCCCTACCAGCTCATGACTGCCTTTGTCGTGTTGACCCAAAACCAGTCTGCCCTGCTCCGTACCTTGATGGATACGATGAGTGAGGCTGTCACAATCGTGGACTCCCGCAATGTCGTCCAACACTGGAATCGGGCAGCAGAAACAATTTATGAAATCGATCACGCCAGGGTCGTCGGAACCTCGCTCGATGAGCACTTCGCGAGTGAATCGATTCGCCTGCTCGATGCGCTGCGCCAAGGGACATCTGTTCAACGTGTGTATCACATTCCTCGGCCTGATAGTCATGTACTCATTAATGCGGCACCGATTCGCCGTGAGGGTGAGATTATCGGTGCGATTTCCATCGAACAGGATATTACCGAGCTGGTTCGTCTTAATGAAGAATTAGCACATACGACGGCGCATCTCCATAATTTGCAGCAAGAGATGAGTCGGTTTCAGGCAGCAGACGATCCTTTTTACGCAATCAAAGGTCATTCCGCCTCGATTCAATCCGCTATTGGTTCCGCTAAAAAAGTGGCGCAGACGGATGCGACTGTGCTGATTTATGGAGAAAGCGGCGTTGGGAAAGAGCTGTTTGCCCAAGCCATTCATCAGGCAAGTCGCCGACATGAGAAGCCTTTTATTGCGATCAACTGCGGTGCCATTCCTGCTGCACTGTTCGAAAGTGAGCTGTTTGGTTATCAAGGCGGCGCTTTTACCGGAGCCGAGAAAAAAGGCAAGCCTGGCAAGCTGGAGCTGGCACATGGCGGGACGCTTTTCCTCGATGAAATAGGAGAACTGCCACTAGAACTACAGGTCAAGCTACTTCGCGCCTTACAGGAACGACAGTTTTACCGTGTAGGCGGAACAGAACCAATCACCGTCAATACACGGATCGTAGCGGCGACAAACAGACAACTGGAGCAAATGGTTGCAGACGGTCGTTTTCGCGAGGACCTGTATTATCGGCTGAACGTTTTTTCTCTGGAAATCCCGCCACTGCGCGAACGACGTGAGGATTTGCCAGAGCTCGTGCAAATTTTCATTCATGAGTATTCCGTGGCCCATGACCAATCCGTACCACGCATCTCTCCCGAAGTCATGCAAGCGTTGTTCGAATACACTTGGCCGGGCAACATCCGACAGCTTCGCAACGTCATTGAACGTCTGTCGATCCTGCAAGAAAACGGCGTCATTTTGTCTGAGCATCTGCCATCTGTCATTCGCAGTCACACAGAACCCTCACATGTCTCTCTGCACACGCCGATGGGGGGAACGTATGCACCGCCGACTACGACACCGCCGTCCATCATCCGTCCGTCGATTGCGTACCCTTCTCCACCTGCGAACGAAAAAGAGCGCATTCTGGCAGCGTTGGAGCGCACATACGGCAACAAAAAAGCAGCAGCCGAGCTGCTCGGCGTATCTCGCGGCACCCTTTACAATAAAATGAAGAAGTTCAATATAAACGAGGAGTCTTTCAAATGGGATTGATCACATGGTCGGATGATACGTATCAAATCCATTATGCCGGGGAAACGATTGTCCTTTTGCCGAAGGAATACGCCTTGTTTCAATTTCTGTATACGTGGAAAAACCGTGCCTTTTCACGGAGTGATTTGCTAGATCGCGTCTGGCCGCTGGAAGAGCCTACTGACCGTACTGTCGACGATCACATTTACCGCTTGCGGAAAAAACTACAAAAGTGGTCGCATCTGTTCACGATTGATACGGTCCGAGGAGTAGGCTATCGGCTTACACTAAAAGAGCAGCCATCGCCTAGTCCATCCGTTTTAACCAGTGATTTCTCAGAGAACATCCAGAGGATGCTAACCACCTACCACGGCATGGGTATGGGGGCCGCTTTGCAGACACTCTATGCGAATCAGCAAGTGCTTGGCTTCCAGATGGACTCTTTTTATGCTACCTATTTGCGGTTTGTTGGCGGTGCCTTCGGCTGGTTTGTCGAGGATAAAACTACCCCCATATCGGACAAGCTGTTTTATTTGTTCCATTTATACCTTATGACAGAAATTGACTCGCAAAAAACATTAGAAATTTTACAATGGGCTCTGAAAAACGCGAAAAATATGCCTGAAAATTATCAGGATGAGATGCAGATCACCGCAATCAGTGTCTACGCCCAAGCCAAAGAATGGGAGCGAGCAAAAAAACAGTTGCTTCCAGCCAGAGAGGTTGTTGAGCGAGTCAATTCACCCGGCTTTCAACTCTTTTTTCAAGCGCAAGAAGCCCTCTTGTATCTGCTCATCGGTGAGG
The window above is part of the Brevibacillus antibioticus genome. Proteins encoded here:
- a CDS encoding proline dehydrogenase family protein; protein product: MEQAMKDFFLFLSKNKTLNSAAKKWGLRFGASRFVSGQTIAEAINAVRKLNQQGLVCTLDHLGEFVFSVEEANESADYCIKTLEAIHQSGVDCNLSLKMTSLGLDISRELCMDNMRRILDSAKNNGNIFVRIDMEDYAHNQVTMEILNELLQEYDNVGTVIQAYLYKASDDIDSLKDKKVNFRLVKGAYKESPEVAYPNKPDVDENYKKIIKQHLLNGGYAAVATHDDNIIDFVKKLEKEHSIPRTQFEFQMLYGIRTQSQIDLAREGYKMRVYVPYGNDWYGYFMRRLAESPANVKFVLKGMFTK
- a CDS encoding sigma-54 interaction domain-containing protein, which codes for MKPLFSLDSTLSSFAIPIPPDIVKIRTGETVGEWVDKERKGRVVVVASTTTLEQSICHILAGLGVSDLPTLVIVDEQGTPTGMVEPYQLMTAFVVLTQNQSALLRTLMDTMSEAVTIVDSRNVVQHWNRAAETIYEIDHARVVGTSLDEHFASESIRLLDALRQGTSVQRVYHIPRPDSHVLINAAPIRREGEIIGAISIEQDITELVRLNEELAHTTAHLHNLQQEMSRFQAADDPFYAIKGHSASIQSAIGSAKKVAQTDATVLIYGESGVGKELFAQAIHQASRRHEKPFIAINCGAIPAALFESELFGYQGGAFTGAEKKGKPGKLELAHGGTLFLDEIGELPLELQVKLLRALQERQFYRVGGTEPITVNTRIVAATNRQLEQMVADGRFREDLYYRLNVFSLEIPPLRERREDLPELVQIFIHEYSVAHDQSVPRISPEVMQALFEYTWPGNIRQLRNVIERLSILQENGVILSEHLPSVIRSHTEPSHVSLHTPMGGTYAPPTTTPPSIIRPSIAYPSPPANEKERILAALERTYGNKKAAAELLGVSRGTLYNKMKKFNINEESFKWD
- a CDS encoding winged helix-turn-helix domain-containing protein, producing MGLITWSDDTYQIHYAGETIVLLPKEYALFQFLYTWKNRAFSRSDLLDRVWPLEEPTDRTVDDHIYRLRKKLQKWSHLFTIDTVRGVGYRLTLKEQPSPSPSVLTSDFSENIQRMLTTYHGMGMGAALQTLYANQQVLGFQMDSFYATYLRFVGGAFGWFVEDKTTPISDKLFYLFHLYLMTEIDSQKTLEILQWALKNAKNMPENYQDEMQITAISVYAQAKEWERAKKQLLPAREVVERVNSPGFQLFFQAQEALLYLLIGEVDEAEKVIQRSEDILQELPMQRELGSFTITRGLCLYHRQELAKARRLVDEGLEVLRSTKFVPHLIYGTQMILLFLKDFGYDAEWERKYQKIWTELSEEYKFDYLQKKIRAIISSTI